The nucleotide window AATTGCAGAATTAATATCAGATGATGGCGTTAATGCAGAGGTAAAAGTTATCTTTCAAACTATTGAAAATCTACATAATGCGTGTCCAAAAAATCTTGGCGATTGGTATTTTACTGGAAACTACCCAACTCCAGGTGGAAATAGGGTAGTTAACCGAGCTTTTATGAATTTTTATGAAGGAAAAAACGAACGAGCCTATTAGAAAGCGGTGCGTTTTATCTATATTTTTTGCGCTTTTAACCGATAAAAGTGCATTTCGTCTAAAAATTGTAATCCTATCACTAAAAACGATATACATTAGCAGAACCATAACATAAGTAGGTTAAGTTCATGGTAGATTTGGGGCAAAAAAAGGTGAACTTTCGTTCACCTTTTTTTATGCGCAAACTTTTTCTTCGCATTTGCCAACATTTAATATATCCCATTCTCACCCCTCTATACGCATTATTAGATATGATACATTTCAACGATGTTTTTCGTAAAAATCTACCCATTGGCAGTTTTTTTTAACAAAACATCTAAATATTACCTAAGTACAAAAGTTTCACAACTATATTTGAATCACCATAACATAAGTAGGTTAAGTTTATGGTAGATTTGGGGCAAAAAGGTGGACAATAGTCCACCTTTTTTTATTTGCTAACTTTTCCCAAAAATTCCAATAAGGCGACAAGGAATATCTCATGCATTTTCGGTTAGGCTAATATTTAGGCAGTTTGTCTAATAAATTAATTCTGTAGGATATAAGCCTTTTATATTTGCCTTTACCATAACATAAGTAGGTTAAGTTTATGGTAGATTTGGGGCAAAAAAGGTGAACTTTCGTTCACCTTTTTTCATTTTATATTCATAAAAAAAGCAGCCCTAAGGCTGCTTTGGTAACACAACAAAATCTAATTTTATTAAATCGCTTCTGCGTAACGTCTTTCAACTTCGTTCCAATTTATAACATTGAAGAAAGCTTCAATATAATCTGGACGTCTGTTTTGGTAATTTAGATAATAAGCATGTTCCCATACATCAATACCTAAAATTGGAGTACCTCCACATCCTATACCCGGCATAAGCGGGTTATCTTGGTTTGCAGTAGAACAAACATCAACTTTGCCCCCCTTGTGAGCACATAACCATGCCCAACCAGATCCAAATCTTGAACCAGCAGCACTAGAAAATTCAGCCTTAAATCCATCAAAAGATTTAAAAGCCTCTTCTATTGCATCCTTCAGATTTCCGGATAATCGACCTTTATTATCGGGATTCATCACTTCCCAAAATAAGGAATGGTTATAAAACCCACCTCCATTATTTCTAACAGCAGCATTGTCCATATCCAAATTAATTAGGATATTTTCAATAGTTTTTCCTTCTAGGTCAGTGCCTTTAATTGCATCGTTAAGTTTTGATGTATAACCTTGATGATGTTTGGTATGGTGTATTTCCATTGTTCTAGCATCAATATATGGTTCTAAGGCATCATAGTCATATTTCAATTTCGGTAATTCAAAAGCCATAATTTGTGATTTTTAATAGTTAAAATTTCACTCAAATTTAGCTATAATGAAGCGCAATTAAAAATATTAAATACCAATGAAATCATAGATACTTTCTATCTTGTGGTAAAATTACCTCGGTGTCTTATAGCTCAAATTTCAACATTTACAGTGCTTCAGCAGGAAGTGGAAAAACATTCAACATCGTTCGAATCTATTTGAGGCTATTGTTTAGCTCAAAAGATTTAACAAAATTTAAGACAATTCTAGCCATAACCTTCACCAATAAAGCGGTTGGCGAGATGAAAGAGAGGGTGATTTCTACATTAAAATCTTTTTCAAACCCTGCTATTTTAGAAAATCCAAATCCATTATTTGAACTGCTAATGAAGGATTTGAATTATACTCCGGAAGAATTGCATAAGAAATCAGCAATAATATTAGAGCACATACTTAACAATTACGGCGCCTTCGACATCTCAACAATTGATAAGTTCAATCATAGAATTCTTAGGACATTCGCAAGAGACATGAAGTTACCCACCAATTTTGAGGTCGAAATGGATACAAGCTTATTATTGCAACGGGCAGTTGACCAATTGATTGATAAAGTTGGACAAGAAGCAGAACTTACGGATTTATTAATACAATTTGCAATTGACAAGGCTGATGATGACCGAAGCTGGGATATTTCATTTGATCTGAATGAAATGTCTAAAATTTTAATCAGCGAAAACGATCTGCCATATTTAAAAATTTTGGAGACTAAAACCGTGTCCGATTTTAAACAACTTAAAGGTCTACTTACAAAAAAAGTTGAGTCAGCAAGAAAAGATATTAATGAATTAGCTTCATCGGTGTTAACCGTATTGAAAACAAAAGGTGTAGAAAATGACTTTTACGGCAATTATATTCCTAAACACTTTATTAAAGTAAAAGATGGATTTAATGATTTAGGGAGTCTATACGGCAATCAATTAGAAAACAACTTGCGATTAAATGAGCGACTATTCGCCAAATCGAAATCGAAATCTACGCAAGACACCATCCTAAAGATAGCACCATTAATTCTGGAACGTTACCTAAAAATTAAAGAATTACTTTACCAAACAGACTTTCATCTCAACGTATTAAAGAATCTGACTGCTCTTACCGTCATACATTACCTTAATGACTCTTTAAATACCATAAAACAAGAGGAAGATTTATTGTTGATTTCAGAATTTAATGAATTAATTTCAAAAGAATTAAGATCGCAACCCGCCCCTTACATTTATGAAAGATTAGGTGAGCGCTTCCAACATTATTTCATTGATGAGTTTCAGGACACCTCAGGTATGCAATGGGAAAATCTTATACCCCTCATTGAAAACTCTCTTGCAGGTTTAACAGGTGGGGAGCCAGGGTCATTAGTACTGGTAGGAGATGTAAAGCAAGCTATATATAGGTGGAGGGGTGGAAAAGCCGAGCAATTTTTGAACCTACTTTCTGTCGAAAATAGTCCTTTTCCAATAAAACCAGGATTCGAAAATTTAGATACCAACTATAGAAGCCGGCTGGACATCGTAAAATTTAATAATTCCTTATTTGAATATATATCTAATGCAATTTTCAAGAATACAGAGCACAAGGCCTTGTATTCTAGGAGTGGGCAAATTTCGAATTCCTCCGATCCTGGATATATTGAAATTCAATTTTTAGAATTTGAAAATTCAGATAAAAATGAGGTTTATTCCCACCAATGTTTGAAAACATTAATCGATCTTACAAGTGAAGGTTACAATTACGGAGACATATGCATTATAGTTAGAAAAAATAAACAAGGCGCGGAAATTGCAAAAGTTCTCTCCGAAAATAATATTGAGGTGGTCTCTCCAGATTCCTTATTACTCGAAAATTCAGCAAAGGTCCAATTCCTGAATGCCTTCCTTCAACTAATAGATCAACCAAAAAATGATGAACCTAAAATTAAGGTCCTGGAATTTATAGCTGAAAAAGCAGAAATAGAAGAAAGCCATTCTTTTTACAAGAAATATTTGTCCTTAACCGGCGGAGAATTTTATAAGTCTCTAAGAGATTTAGGCTATACTATTGATGTGGAACAGATTCAACGTCTACCAATTTATGAAATTGCAGAGCTCTTGGTTTCAACCTTCAATTTAAATTGTGCCTCAGATGCCTACCTAATCGCCTACCTCGATGAGATTTACAAATATTCCCAGAGGCAAACTCTCGGTATTCAAGGTTTTCTACTTCATTGGGATAAGAAAAAAGATAAACTGAGCGTCCAAGCTCCAGAATCGGATTCTGCAGTAACCATAATGACCATCCACAAAGCAAAGGGGCTACAGTTTCCTGTTGTTATCTTACCTTATGCCGACGAGACTTTGGTTAGCAATAGGAAAAATAAACTTTGGTTTAAGGTAAATCCACAGGAATATGCTGGTTTTCCTTTTTTGTATACATCGGCAAATAAGAATTTGGAGGAGTTGGGCCAAGAAGGCGCAAATGCCTATGCTGAATACCAAGATTTTTCAATATTGGATAGTATAAATCTACTTTATGTGGCCTTGACAAGACCTGAGGAACGACTTTATATTTTTACAGAAAACCCCAAGAACCCTACTAATGAAATAAGTAATTATTCCAATTTATTACAGCATTATTTACAAAGTGAAAATATATGGGAAGAAGGCCAGAATTTTTACCAATTAGGCGGAAAAACTTCTCCAACCAAAACAATCCATTCTGAAATTAAAGATCAATCGGGAATAATCTCAAATCCTAGGGTGGATCAAAATTTAGAAATCCTTTCCAATAATGGACTTCTTTGGGATAGCATCCAACAAGAAGCAATGGAAAAGGGGAACATAGCGCATGAATTGTTAGCAAGAATAAATACAGTTAACGACCTTCAGTTTGTTTTAAGTGATGCTTTGAACGAGGGACTTATAATCGATATCCAAGAAAGCAGTCTACGTGATACACTACTTAACATAGTGAACCATCCATCACTATCTCCCTACTTTTCAGGTGAATTTATAATTTTAAACGAAAGAGATATACTTACAAAAAGCGGCAATATATATAGGCCAGACCGGGTTGCAATAAAAAATAATCAAGCTGTAATTATTGATTACAAAACAGGACAGCCTAAAACGTGGCATGAAAAACAACTTCAAGAGTATGCAGAACTAATTGAATCTATGGGTTTTAGCGTAACCAAGAAAATTCTTGTCTATATAGAAGACGAAGTTGCCGTGAAAGAATTTTAATTTTGCACAAATATAAAATCGTATGTACGGATCAATTAAAAATCACTTACAGCAAGAATTAAACGAAATAAAAAACGCTGGCCTTTTCAAAATCGAGCGAATCATTACTTCCAAACAGGGAGCAGAAATAACATTAGCCGATGGTAAAACTGTCCTAAATTTCTGTGCTAACAACTATTTGGGCCTTTCCTCTCATCCAGATGTAATAAAGGCTGCAATAGACACCTTGGACACTCATGGATTTGGGATGTCCTCTGTTCGATTTATTTGTGGCACACAGGACATTCATAAAAAACTTGAGGAAAAAATTGCAGAGTTCTATGGCACGGAGGACACCATCTTATATGCTGCTGCTTTTGATGCTAATGGGGGGGTTTTCGAACCTCTTTTGGGAGCAGAGGATGCAATAATTTCCGATTCTTTAAATCATGCTTCTATAATAGATGGCGTAAGGCTTTGCAAAGCTGCCCGTTATCGTTACAAAAGCAGTGACATGGAAGATTTGGAAAAGCAACTTCAAGAAGCCAACAAAAATGGAGCACGCTTTAAAATAATAGTAACCGACGGTGTATTTTCTATGGACGGCATGCTTGCACCATTAGATGTCATTTGCGATTTAGCAGATAAATATGATGCAATGGTAATGATTGACGAATGCCACGCGGCAGGTTTTATTGGCGATACGGGAAGAGGAACATTAGAGAAAAAAAATGTAATGAACCGAATAGACATCATTACAGGAACCTTGGGAAAAGCACTTGGAGGGGCCATGGGAGGTTATACCACAGGTAAAAAAGAAATTATTGAAATGTTGCGTCAACGTTCAAGACCTTATTTATTTTCTAATTCTTTGGCACCCGCAATTGTAGGCGCTTCAATTAAGGTCTTTGAAATGTTAACGGATAATACCGAATTAAGGGATCAACTTGAATGGAATACCAATTATTTTAAGGAAGGTATGAAGGAAGCTGGTTTTGATATAATTGACGGAGATTCCGCTATTGTCCCTGTTATGCTTTATGATGCTAAACTGTCCCAAACAATGGCAAATATGTTGCTTGATGAAGGAATCTATGTAATAGGTTTCTTTTACCCAGTTGTTCCTAAAGAAAAAGCACGCATTCGAGTACAACTTTCAGCGGCACACACAAAGGAACATTTAGATAAAGCAATCAGCGCTTTTAAAATGGTTGGCGAAAAACTAGATATTATATAATTTAGGAAACCCTTTATTACACTAGGTTTATCCAATATTTTTATATATTTGTCTTTGTTAATAAGGATTAACAACTTACTTTTGTTTACAATTAACACTTAAAATTAAATTATTTAGAATATGAAAAATCTTAGCAGATTATGTTTTGCTTTGTTGCTTTTATGGAGCTTCAATGCTAATGCTCAGGATGAGAACAATCCTTGGGCAATTGGAATTGGCGTTAACGCAGTAGATGTTTATCCAACTGGTGAAGACGCTCCTCTAGGTGGAATGTTTGATGAATACTTCAACGTCGGAGATCACTGGAATATCCTTCCTTCCGTTTCTACAATTTCCGTTTCAAGATATTTAGGAGCTGGATTTGTTTTAGGAGTTAGAGGTTCCATTAATCAAATTGATAAATATGGTGACGCAAGTGTAGATGATTTGTCTTACTACGCTGCTGATGCGATTGCTAAATTTAGCTTTGGTAGTTTATTCAATTCTGCTTGGTTCGATCCTTTCCTTGGTGTTGGTGGAGGTTACACTTGGTTAGACAACGATGGCTTTGGAACTGGTAACGGAACTTTAGGATTCAACATTTGGTTTTCTGATAACGTAGGTATTTCTCTTCAATCTACTTACAAGCATGCATTTGACGATGACTATCCTAAGCATTTCCAACATTCTGCTGGTTTAGTACTTAAGTTTGGTGGAAAAGATACTGACGGTGACGGAATCTACGATAAAGATGACGCTTGTCCAGAAGTTCCTGGTCTTCCAGAATTTAATGGTTGCCCAGATTCAGACGGTGATGGTATCGAAGATGCTAAGGACGATTGTCCAAACGAAGCTGGTCCTGCTGAATTCAACGGTTGTCCAGATTCAGATGGTGATGGTGTTCCAGATAAAGATGATGACTGCCCAACAGTTGCAGGTCTTAAAGAACTTAACGGTTGCCCAGATGCAGACGGTGACGGTGTAGCTGACAAGGATGATGATTGTCCTAATGAAGCTGGTCCTGCTGAAAACAAAGGTTGCCCATGGCCAGATTCAGATGGTGATGGTGTATTAGATAAAGATGATGAATGTCCAGATGTTGCTGGTACTGTAGCCAACAATGGTTGCCCAGAAGTAACTGAAGAGGTTCAAAAGCAATTGAACGCTTATGCTAAAACTGTTTTATTCGACCTTAACAAAGCATCAATAAAAGCAGAGTCTGAAGCTGCACTTAGAGATATCGTTGACATTCTTAATGAATATGAATATGCTAAATTTACTGTAGAAGGTCATACTGATAGCTCAGGTAGAGATGAATACAACTTAGGCTTGTCTGAAGCAAGAGCACTTTCTGTTAAAGATTGGTTAGTTAACCACGGAGTAGATGAATTTAGACTATCTGCAAAAGGATATGGTGAAACTCGCCCAATTGATACTAACAGTACAAGAGAAGGTAGAGCTAATAACCGTAGAGTTGAAATTAACTTAGTGAAAGAATAATTCACTGATTAAATAAATTTAAAAACGCCTCGCAAATGCGAGGCGTTTTTTATTTTTATATATGACCAATTTTATTGATCTCGTCATACAAGACCTGATAAAACGAGAAGAAAATCTTTCGAATTTAAAATTTGTATTTCCAAGCAGACGTGCCGGTTTGTTCCTAAAAAAAAGTCTATCTAAATACATTGAAAAACCAATTTTTAGTCCAAGAACACAAAGTATAGATGAATTTGTAGAAGAACTTTCAGGTCTTAAAAGCATAACAGTAGAAAACCTTTATATACAGTTTTATGAAGTTTACAAACAGCAAACCCCAAATAAGCTAATAGAAGAATTTGATTCTGTATTAGGATGGGTTAATACACTTCTCAATGATTTTAATGAAATAGATCGATATTTAATTGATCCAGATAAAATATTCAATTATTTAAAGGATATAAAAGAAACTGAACACTGGTCCATTGGCGAAGGGCAAACGGAACAAATAAAAGCCTATTTAAAATTTTGGAGCCTATTGCCTAAATATTACAAAGGTCTAAATGAAAGTTTAAAAGAAAAAGAACTAGGATATCCTGGGAACATATATAGAGAGGCAGTTGAAAATTTGGAATATTACATTGATTCAGTTGCAGAGGATGACATAAAGCATGTATTTGTTGGTTTTAACGCCCTTAATAAAGCAGAGGAGCGTATCATACAAGAAATTCTTAACAATAGATTAGGTTGGATTTATTGGGATATTGAGGAGTCATTTTTAAACAATCCTCTGCATGATGCAGGACACTTCATAAGAAATTACAGGAATGCGTGGCCCTATTATCAAAAAAACCGAGATTTTCATTGGACAACCAACTCTTATAGTATTCCAAAATCAATTGAAATTACGGGAGTACCAAAGCAAATTGGTCAAATTAAATATGCTGGAGAACTTATTCAAAAACTGTTAATTCAAAACAATTCACTAGAGGATACTGCAATTGTCTTGGCTGATGAAACACTTTTGTTGCCGTTATTAAATTCGCTCCCAAAAGATGTTGGCCCGATCAATATTACTATGGGTATTCCTCTCTCAACAATGCCAATCTCAGATCTCTTTGAAATTTTACTTATCGTTCAAAAACAACATAAAGGCACCGTTTATCATCGATTACTTAAACAAGTTTTAAATCATCCTCTTATTCATCTACTATTTGAAAATGAGATCTTAACCAAGGCAGTAATAGAAATAAACAAGGGTAATAAAACCCATTTGAAGGTAAGTGAAATAATGGATTTGTTTCCTAATGACAAAAACATTCCATTGTTATTTGACGACTGGAACGGTTCTATAAGACTAGGATTAATCAAATTTCAAAAGCTCATTTTTTTAATTCGAGAACAAATTTTAAAAAGCAATATCCAAGACAACATTACTTTAGAATGCCTTTTCCGATTTCATACAATTTTCAATAAAATCCAGGGATTAATAGAACCTTTCGAAGGTTTTAATAATCTTTCATCCTTAATTGGTTTATACAAAGAACTTATTAAAAATGAAACACTCGATCTTAAAGGTGAACCGCTCAATGGGTTACAAATAATGGGAATGTTAGAATCTAGAGTTTTAGATTTTAGAAATGTTATAATCGTATCTTTAAATGAAGGGCTTTTACCAGCCGGGAAAACAGATAATTCTTTCATTCCATATGATGTTAAGCGTAATCTTGGACTCCCCACTTATAAAGAAAAAGATGCTGTTTATGCAAATCATTTTTACCATCTTTTATACCGTTCAGAAAAGGTTCATTTAATCTATAATACCGATGTTGACGCTTTAAAAGGAGGCGAAAAAAGTCGCTTTATTTCCCAATTAGAATTTGAAGGTATCCACACACTAAATCACCATACAATTTCCCACAATACTCCAGCATATCCCAAAGAATTAAGAGAAATTGAAAAGTCTGAAGAAATTTTAGAAGCCTTAACCGATTTAGCAACTAGTGGATTTAGTCCAACATCATTAACCTCTTATATCAGAAATCCTTTAGAATTTTATTATCAAAAGATTTTAAAGATTGATGAGTTTGAAGATGTCGAAGAAACAATGGCTGCGAATACCATGGGGACGGTAATCCATCATACGCTGGAGGAATTATACAAACCTTATACTAATAAAATTTTAGCAATAAGAGATTTAGAATCGATGGTTTCTAAAATTCCTGAAACGGTTATGATACAATTTAAGAAGCATTATTTAGATTCTAAACATTTATACGGCAAAAACCTCATAATACTCGAAATTTGCAAAAGGTATATTTCCAATTACCTAAAAAAAGAGCAAAAGTCAATTGAAGAAGGCCACAAAATACAAATAGTCGCTTTGGAGGAACCCGTTGAAATGATTTTAACTATACCCTCCCTAGGTTTTCCGGTTAAAATTAAAGGCTATATTGATCGAATAGATTTATGTGATGGCGTTTACCGAATTATTGATTACAAGACTGGAAAAGTAACACAGACTCAGCTTCATATCAAACTTTGGGATGATATAACTACAGATTACAACAGGTACAGCAAACCCTTTCAAATATTATGTTACGCCCTTATGGTAAATCACAAATTTGCAATAAATCAAATGGAAGGTGGTATAATTTCATTTAAAAATTTAGGAGGCGATTACTTTTTAAAGTTCGGTAAGGCAGATGAAGACAAACCAACCCTAAAAGATTATCTGATTACCGAGGAAACTCTCAAAAATTTCAAAAACCAACTAGAAAATTTAATCCTAGAAATTTTGAATCCAGATATTAATTTGGTTGAAAAAAACATTTAAAATTTAGGGTTGAGTTTCATTTTCAAGATCGATAATATGGGCCACCGTTGGCACTAACCTTTTGTGATTGGCAACGAACGGATTGGTATCATCCCAAACATAGCCTGCCAAAACAGAACATATTTGCTTTTTTATTGATTCTGAAGTGTTAGAATGAAAAAATATTTTCTGCAAGTTACCTGTGTACCATTCATTTACATAGGTTGAAAATACAGAAATACCTTTCTCTATATAGTCCACATAGTCTCTCTGCCAATCGACCTTTCCATGTTGCAGGTCATTATAAACCAATTTAGCGGCCAAAAGAGAGGATTCTGTAGCAAACATTACCCCTGATGAAAACACAGGGTCCAAAAAGGCAGCGCTGTTGCCCACAAGAACAAACCTATCACCTACAAGGCTTTTTACTTTGTGTGAATAACCATTAATGGATTTTATATCGAAAAGAGGAGAGAAATCAGAAAACCGATTTTTATAGTGATCCGATAACTCTAAAAGCTCTCTAAACTGTAGTATGGGAGACTGTTTAGTTAATAATTCAGTGGGGCCAACAAAGCCCAAACTAGTAATTCCATTCGAGAAGGGAATTACCCAAAACCAAGTATCATCTCTAATAACGTCAAAAGTAATCAATGTGCCTTCCCTGCCTTTTGGTCGATTGAAATCTTTTACATGAGTGAAAATTGACGAAAAATTTGCTGGATAAGATTCATCAATTAAATTTAATAACCTAGGTAGGACTTGACCATAACCGCTTGCATCTATAACAAATTTAGCCTTCACCCAATTAGTGCCAGAAAAAGATTTTATTTTGGCGATTATAGACTCTTGTTCATGTTCGATTTCTAGGACTTCTGAATTGAATTCCACATCGACTCCCCTTCGCATTACTTCCTCAATAATTACGGAATCGAATCGATCTCTTGGAACTTGCCAAGTCCAATCCCAACCAGGAGAAAACTTTTCACTAAAATCAAAATTGCAATAACGGTCTCCTTTGATAAAACGAGCGCCAGATTTAATTTCAAAACCCTCCTTTTTCAAAATATCTATTAAACCCACCTCCTCAAAATGCTCCATTGATCTAGGAAGAAGACTTTCTCCAATAACAAATCTTGGAAATTGGGATTTTTCAACAACTTTTACCTTTATCCCATTAAGATTTAAATATGCAGCAGCAACTGAACCAGCTGGGCCAGCTCCAATTACCAAGACATCAACCTTTTCCATTTTCTTAAATTGTCTATTCCAAAATTATTTTAGATTTGTGACAATGATACATACTTCTTACAAAGAAATTATAGATCTTATCACAAATTACTTATCACCCCATTAATGTTACTTAAAAATACTTTAGAGCTTGAGGATTTTATTTCTGTGGTTTTCAAATCAGAATCCATGGAGATCGCACCAGAAATTAAAGATAGGGTTGAAGAAAGTTATACTTTTTTAAAAGAATTTGCTAAAAATAAAATAATATATGGTGTTAACACGGGGTTTGGCCCTATGGCACAATATAAAATTGAGGACTCTGATGGCAAACAGCTTCAATATAATTTAATAAGAAGCCATGCAACGGGAACAGGGACCAAGATACCTCCCCGGTACATTAAATCAGCCATGATTGCTCGTCTCAACACACTGAGTTTAGGACACAGCGGTGTACATTATTCTGTGATTGAATTGATGCAGACACTCATTAACCGAAATATATTACCTGTTGTATATGAACATGGGGGCGTGGGTGCAAGTGGTGACCTGGTGCAACTTGCCCATTTAGCACTTGTATTAATTGGTGAAGGGGAAGTACATTACAATGGTGAGATTCGACCCACTGAGGAGGTTTTTAAGTTCGAAAAATTACAGACAATTAATGTGGAGCTTCGGGAAGGATTAGGAATTATTAATGGCACTTCCTTTATGACAGGAATAGGCCTTGTAAATATTGTTAAAGCTAGACAACTCTTAAATTGGTCTATCAAATGTTCATCCGCTATAAACGAAATAGTTTCAGCCTATGACGATCATTTGTCGATTGAATTAAATGCATCCAAAAAGCATAATGGACAGAGAGAGATAGCTAGAAGGATGAGAGAATTCTTGAAAGATAGCCAACTTACAAAGAATAGGGAACATTATCTTTACAATGGCAAAACCACTGGCTCGATTTTTAATGAAAAAATACAAGAGTATTATTCCCTGCGTTGTGTACCCCAAATTTTA belongs to Aegicerativicinus sediminis and includes:
- a CDS encoding OmpA family protein; translation: MKNLSRLCFALLLLWSFNANAQDENNPWAIGIGVNAVDVYPTGEDAPLGGMFDEYFNVGDHWNILPSVSTISVSRYLGAGFVLGVRGSINQIDKYGDASVDDLSYYAADAIAKFSFGSLFNSAWFDPFLGVGGGYTWLDNDGFGTGNGTLGFNIWFSDNVGISLQSTYKHAFDDDYPKHFQHSAGLVLKFGGKDTDGDGIYDKDDACPEVPGLPEFNGCPDSDGDGIEDAKDDCPNEAGPAEFNGCPDSDGDGVPDKDDDCPTVAGLKELNGCPDADGDGVADKDDDCPNEAGPAENKGCPWPDSDGDGVLDKDDECPDVAGTVANNGCPEVTEEVQKQLNAYAKTVLFDLNKASIKAESEAALRDIVDILNEYEYAKFTVEGHTDSSGRDEYNLGLSEARALSVKDWLVNHGVDEFRLSAKGYGETRPIDTNSTREGRANNRRVEINLVKE
- a CDS encoding UvrD-helicase domain-containing protein; translated protein: MSYSSNFNIYSASAGSGKTFNIVRIYLRLLFSSKDLTKFKTILAITFTNKAVGEMKERVISTLKSFSNPAILENPNPLFELLMKDLNYTPEELHKKSAIILEHILNNYGAFDISTIDKFNHRILRTFARDMKLPTNFEVEMDTSLLLQRAVDQLIDKVGQEAELTDLLIQFAIDKADDDRSWDISFDLNEMSKILISENDLPYLKILETKTVSDFKQLKGLLTKKVESARKDINELASSVLTVLKTKGVENDFYGNYIPKHFIKVKDGFNDLGSLYGNQLENNLRLNERLFAKSKSKSTQDTILKIAPLILERYLKIKELLYQTDFHLNVLKNLTALTVIHYLNDSLNTIKQEEDLLLISEFNELISKELRSQPAPYIYERLGERFQHYFIDEFQDTSGMQWENLIPLIENSLAGLTGGEPGSLVLVGDVKQAIYRWRGGKAEQFLNLLSVENSPFPIKPGFENLDTNYRSRLDIVKFNNSLFEYISNAIFKNTEHKALYSRSGQISNSSDPGYIEIQFLEFENSDKNEVYSHQCLKTLIDLTSEGYNYGDICIIVRKNKQGAEIAKVLSENNIEVVSPDSLLLENSAKVQFLNAFLQLIDQPKNDEPKIKVLEFIAEKAEIEESHSFYKKYLSLTGGEFYKSLRDLGYTIDVEQIQRLPIYEIAELLVSTFNLNCASDAYLIAYLDEIYKYSQRQTLGIQGFLLHWDKKKDKLSVQAPESDSAVTIMTIHKAKGLQFPVVILPYADETLVSNRKNKLWFKVNPQEYAGFPFLYTSANKNLEELGQEGANAYAEYQDFSILDSINLLYVALTRPEERLYIFTENPKNPTNEISNYSNLLQHYLQSENIWEEGQNFYQLGGKTSPTKTIHSEIKDQSGIISNPRVDQNLEILSNNGLLWDSIQQEAMEKGNIAHELLARINTVNDLQFVLSDALNEGLIIDIQESSLRDTLLNIVNHPSLSPYFSGEFIILNERDILTKSGNIYRPDRVAIKNNQAVIIDYKTGQPKTWHEKQLQEYAELIESMGFSVTKKILVYIEDEVAVKEF
- a CDS encoding superoxide dismutase; amino-acid sequence: MAFELPKLKYDYDALEPYIDARTMEIHHTKHHQGYTSKLNDAIKGTDLEGKTIENILINLDMDNAAVRNNGGGFYNHSLFWEVMNPDNKGRLSGNLKDAIEEAFKSFDGFKAEFSSAAGSRFGSGWAWLCAHKGGKVDVCSTANQDNPLMPGIGCGGTPILGIDVWEHAYYLNYQNRRPDYIEAFFNVINWNEVERRYAEAI
- the kbl gene encoding glycine C-acetyltransferase, giving the protein MYGSIKNHLQQELNEIKNAGLFKIERIITSKQGAEITLADGKTVLNFCANNYLGLSSHPDVIKAAIDTLDTHGFGMSSVRFICGTQDIHKKLEEKIAEFYGTEDTILYAAAFDANGGVFEPLLGAEDAIISDSLNHASIIDGVRLCKAARYRYKSSDMEDLEKQLQEANKNGARFKIIVTDGVFSMDGMLAPLDVICDLADKYDAMVMIDECHAAGFIGDTGRGTLEKKNVMNRIDIITGTLGKALGGAMGGYTTGKKEIIEMLRQRSRPYLFSNSLAPAIVGASIKVFEMLTDNTELRDQLEWNTNYFKEGMKEAGFDIIDGDSAIVPVMLYDAKLSQTMANMLLDEGIYVIGFFYPVVPKEKARIRVQLSAAHTKEHLDKAISAFKMVGEKLDII
- a CDS encoding PD-(D/E)XK nuclease family protein, translated to MTNFIDLVIQDLIKREENLSNLKFVFPSRRAGLFLKKSLSKYIEKPIFSPRTQSIDEFVEELSGLKSITVENLYIQFYEVYKQQTPNKLIEEFDSVLGWVNTLLNDFNEIDRYLIDPDKIFNYLKDIKETEHWSIGEGQTEQIKAYLKFWSLLPKYYKGLNESLKEKELGYPGNIYREAVENLEYYIDSVAEDDIKHVFVGFNALNKAEERIIQEILNNRLGWIYWDIEESFLNNPLHDAGHFIRNYRNAWPYYQKNRDFHWTTNSYSIPKSIEITGVPKQIGQIKYAGELIQKLLIQNNSLEDTAIVLADETLLLPLLNSLPKDVGPINITMGIPLSTMPISDLFEILLIVQKQHKGTVYHRLLKQVLNHPLIHLLFENEILTKAVIEINKGNKTHLKVSEIMDLFPNDKNIPLLFDDWNGSIRLGLIKFQKLIFLIREQILKSNIQDNITLECLFRFHTIFNKIQGLIEPFEGFNNLSSLIGLYKELIKNETLDLKGEPLNGLQIMGMLESRVLDFRNVIIVSLNEGLLPAGKTDNSFIPYDVKRNLGLPTYKEKDAVYANHFYHLLYRSEKVHLIYNTDVDALKGGEKSRFISQLEFEGIHTLNHHTISHNTPAYPKELREIEKSEEILEALTDLATSGFSPTSLTSYIRNPLEFYYQKILKIDEFEDVEETMAANTMGTVIHHTLEELYKPYTNKILAIRDLESMVSKIPETVMIQFKKHYLDSKHLYGKNLIILEICKRYISNYLKKEQKSIEEGHKIQIVALEEPVEMILTIPSLGFPVKIKGYIDRIDLCDGVYRIIDYKTGKVTQTQLHIKLWDDITTDYNRYSKPFQILCYALMVNHKFAINQMEGGIISFKNLGGDYFLKFGKADEDKPTLKDYLITEETLKNFKNQLENLILEILNPDINLVEKNI